The Actinomycetota bacterium genome includes a region encoding these proteins:
- a CDS encoding thioredoxin family protein, with protein MLVRLLIVLGVVVVAATLGLWWQRRDGRVRAGDGRFEPAQLRAVGLEPGAADAFAVLLGSPTCAPCATVRGVLERVSQRRSDLRWVYVDAADHLDLARTHHVLRVPTLFVLDRRGQILARTSGVPAERDLLRVLDREGDLEGATSGR; from the coding sequence GTGCTGGTACGCCTGCTGATCGTGCTCGGGGTCGTCGTGGTCGCGGCCACGCTCGGCCTGTGGTGGCAGCGGCGTGACGGGCGCGTCCGTGCGGGTGACGGCCGTTTCGAACCGGCGCAGCTGCGAGCGGTCGGGCTCGAACCGGGCGCCGCGGACGCGTTCGCGGTGCTGCTCGGGTCGCCCACCTGTGCCCCTTGTGCGACGGTCCGGGGCGTGCTCGAGCGCGTCAGCCAGCGTCGCAGCGACCTGCGCTGGGTCTACGTGGACGCCGCGGATCACCTCGACCTCGCTCGGACGCACCACGTGCTCCGCGTCCCGACCCTGTTCGTCCTCGACCGCCGCGGTCAGATCCTGGCTCGCACGAGCGGCGTACCCGCCGAACGTGACCTGCTGCGCGTCCTCGATCGTGAGGGTGACCTCGAGGGAGCCACCTCGGGGCGGTGA
- a CDS encoding DUF4395 domain-containing protein: MLIDVRGPRFAAALTMTVLAIALTVQGPVGTALVGWQVLAFAVPTLFGLRYSPYGNLFRAVKHRFDLGPPPEVEPEAPPRFAQLCGLVVAGAGLVALLAGAEVLGWILVGIVLALSALLALTGICVGCELYLLGKRLRTPSTAG; the protein is encoded by the coding sequence CTGCTCATCGACGTCCGCGGCCCCCGCTTCGCGGCGGCGCTGACCATGACCGTCCTCGCGATCGCGTTGACGGTCCAGGGTCCGGTCGGCACCGCCCTCGTGGGCTGGCAGGTGCTCGCCTTCGCGGTCCCGACCCTGTTCGGCCTGCGCTACTCGCCGTACGGCAACCTCTTCCGCGCCGTGAAGCACCGGTTCGACCTCGGGCCTCCACCTGAGGTCGAGCCTGAGGCGCCGCCGCGCTTCGCTCAGCTGTGCGGGCTGGTCGTCGCGGGCGCGGGTCTGGTGGCCCTGCTGGCGGGGGCTGAGGTGCTCGGCTGGATCCTCGTCGGGATCGTGCTGGCGCTGTCCGCCCTGCTGGCGCTGACCGGCATCTGCGTCGGCTGCGAGCTGTACCTGCTCGGCAAGCGCCTGCGCACGCCCTCGACCGCGGGTTGA